The Triticum dicoccoides isolate Atlit2015 ecotype Zavitan chromosome 6A, WEW_v2.0, whole genome shotgun sequence genome has a window encoding:
- the LOC119316705 gene encoding uncharacterized protein LOC119316705 isoform X2, which translates to MDQSSRGAPASLSHTQIMLCHHRELAHPYLTEVDLNGLKGTTVKSGWELKFKLGNYKVYTNCNLLIIEFVCFHVYCKRNPNRLLPTCSNPSASMMEVVSQPSDEDLCVLRFSSHVTPSLLSLLDVVCSWTSSAGCSCTGCFK; encoded by the exons ATGGATCAATCGAGCCGAGGTGCCCCTGCAAGTCTCTCTCACACGCAAATTATGCTG TGCCACCATAGGGAACTAGCCCATCCTTATCTTACGGAAGTGGATCTCAATGGTTTGAAGGGTACTACAGTTAAAAGTGGCTGGGAATTAAAGTTCAAGTTAGGTAACTACAAGGTCTATACGAATTGTAACCTATTGATTATAGAGTTTGTGTGTTTTCATGTTTACTGCAAGAGAAACCCCAACCGCTTGCTGCCAACGTGCTCTAACCCTAGTGCCTCCATGATGGAGGTCGTCTCACAGCCTAGCGACGAG GACTTGTGTGTGCTCAGGTTCTCCTCGCATGTCACTCCGTCGTTGTTGTCTCTCCTGGATGTTGTCTGCAGCTGGACGTCGTCCGCTGGCTGCTCCTGCACAGGCTGCTTCAAG TGA
- the LOC119316705 gene encoding uncharacterized protein LOC119316705 isoform X1 encodes MDQSSRGAPASLSHTQIMLCHHRELAHPYLTEVDLNGLKGTTVKSGWELKFKLGNYKVYTNCNLLIIEFVCFHVYCKRNPNRLLPTCSNPSASMMEVVSQPSDEDLCVLRFSSHVTPSLLSLLDVVCSWTSSAGCSCTGCFKVEKNSCGGSNKILAASMKKMRVADLLKNACGRCPPLSLRVTIVEIFNFLRSCV; translated from the exons ATGGATCAATCGAGCCGAGGTGCCCCTGCAAGTCTCTCTCACACGCAAATTATGCTG TGCCACCATAGGGAACTAGCCCATCCTTATCTTACGGAAGTGGATCTCAATGGTTTGAAGGGTACTACAGTTAAAAGTGGCTGGGAATTAAAGTTCAAGTTAGGTAACTACAAGGTCTATACGAATTGTAACCTATTGATTATAGAGTTTGTGTGTTTTCATGTTTACTGCAAGAGAAACCCCAACCGCTTGCTGCCAACGTGCTCTAACCCTAGTGCCTCCATGATGGAGGTCGTCTCACAGCCTAGCGACGAG GACTTGTGTGTGCTCAGGTTCTCCTCGCATGTCACTCCGTCGTTGTTGTCTCTCCTGGATGTTGTCTGCAGCTGGACGTCGTCCGCTGGCTGCTCCTGCACAGGCTGCTTCAAG GTCGAGAAAAATTCTTGTGGCGGTTCGAACAAAATTCTTGCGGCAAGTATGAAAAAAATGCGTGTGGCAGATCTCCTCAAAAATGCTTGCGGCAGATGTCCTCCTCTCTCTTTGCGTGTGACCATTGTAGAGATCTTTAATTTTCTTCGTTCTTGTGTATGA